Sequence from the Thermocaproicibacter melissae genome:
ACTTCCGGAAAGGTCAGCTTGTGGCCGTTCAGGGGTCGATCCAGACAAGGTCTTACACCGACAAAGAAGGCAACAAACGCAAAGCTTTCGAAATCGTCGCGGACAATGTTCATTTCGCCGAGCCGAAGCGTGACGGAGTTTCCAGCACAAACCACTTCGCTGGTCCGGATAATCTGGCCAGTCAGACGGAGCGGCCGGCTCCCGCATATTCCAGCGGCAATGCGGATGATTTTGAAGAAATTCCGTCCGACGACGACCTGCCGTTCTAACAAAACGGCCTGATTTGTTTGATAGAAAGGAGAATTATCTCATGGCTGATAAAAATGATCGTCCCGGTGGACGCAAAGGCCGCAGAAAGGTCTGCAGCTTCTGCGTCGACAAAGTCGAGACCATTGACTACAAGGATGTTGCAAAACTGCGCCGTTACATTTCCGAGCGCGCTAAGATTCTTCCCCGCCGTGTTACCGGAACCTGCGCACATCATCAGCGTCAGTTGACTGTCGCGATTAAGCGTGCGCGTCATCTCGCACTTTTGCCCTTCAGCAGCGACTGATTTCATTCTGGACTTAAAAACGATGCAGCCGAAAGACTGCATCGTTTTTTGTTGCCAATCTTGCAAAAACAGCCGGAGTGTCGCCATAACGCTCCGGCTGTTCTTATTTACTGAACACAATACTGCTCGAGGTAAGCTTCCATTCTTGCTTTCTGCACATCATCCAAATAGACGCGGCCGTCAATCTCTTTGCCATATAGTGCATCAATAATCTCACGCACTGTAACAATCGGATAGGTTTTCAGGCCGAACTCTTCATAGATTTCCGCCGCCGGCGTCTTGTTTGTCTTTCCACGCTCCATGCGGTCAACCGCAACAACCAAACCGACCACCTGAACTTTCGCCGCAGCCTGCAGCAGCGGAATGGTCTCGCGGACTGAGGTGCCGGCCGTAATCACATCTTCAATGATGACAACGCGGTCCCCGTCTTTCGGCTTGCAACCGACCAGATTTCCGCCCTCGCCGTGATCTTTGCTCTCTTTGCGGTTAAAGCAGTAGTTTACGTCTTTCCCGTATTGTTTGTAGAGTGAAATCGAAGCGGCAACGGAAAGAGGAATTCCCTTGTAGGCCGGACCAAATAGGATATCGAAATCCTCCTTGATGTTTCGGTGGATGCACTCGGCATAATAATCCCCCAGTTTCGCAATCTGCGAGCCGGTGCGGTAGTTGCCTGTATTGATGAAATATGGGGTTTTGCGGCCGCTTTTCGTTATAAAATCGCCGAAAGTCAGTGCACCAGCTTTCACCATGAATTCAATGAATTGTTGTTTGTATGCTTCCATATCCGAAATCCTTTCTTTGTCCATACAGCTTACTCAGAAAAGGCTGTTCAGATTGAATTTCCATCCTCCAGGCTGATTTCGTCGAAACGTGCGGTCAGGTCACGAATTTCCAGCTTTTCTTTTTCTTCGCCTTCGCAGTCCAAAACAATGGTACCGCGGTGCATCATCAGCAGGCGGTCTCCATAGGCTAAGGCGTATTTCAGGTTATGCGTCACCATCAGTGCGGTAAGGTTTTTCTCCCGAATAAACCGGTCTGTCAGTTCCATGACATTTTCGCTTGATTTTGGGTCAAGCGCGGCTGTATGTTCGTCGAGAATCAGCAGTTCAATCGGCGTCAAGGTACAAATCAGCAAAGCCAGCGCCTGACGCTGACCGCCGGAAAGACTCGCTACCGGCACATTCAGTTTATCCTCCAAACCAAGGTGAAGCAGTTCCAGTTGAGAACGGTAAAAATCAATGCGCTTGCGTGAAACGCCGGGCGTGAGGCCGAAGCGCTTGCCCTTGTTGTCCGCAAGCGACAAATTTTCAAGAATCGTCAGTTCCGGGCAGGTTCCCGCCGCGGGGTTCTGAAATACACGGCCGATAAAGCGGGAATGTTGAAATTCGGGAAGGTGGCTAATTTCTCTGCCGTTCACTTTGATTTCACCGGCATCCGGAGTCACGCTGCCGCAGAGAAGGTTCAGAACTGTCGTCTTGCCCGAACCGTTGCTCCCGATGACGGAAACAAACGAGCCTTTGCGGATGGAAAGGTTGAAATCGTGGAACAGCGAAACTTCGCTGATGGTTCCCTGATTGAAAACCTTATCAATGTGTTTGAGTTCCACCAGAATTTCTTCAGATTTGTGTTGGGTTGACATCTGGTTTCTTCCTCCTTCCACCCGTAGGTGCAAGATTATTGAGTACAAGCGCAACGGTCAGAAGGACCGCCATAAGGAGATTCAAGTCATCGGCGGGCAGACCAAGCTGCATTGCCAGCACCAAGCAAAGCTTATAGACGACAGTTCCCAAAATCACGGCAAGCGTAATCGACATAAACTTCAAACGTCCGAAAATGCTGGTGCCGATGATGACGGCGGCAAGCGCCATGACGACCATGCCGGACCCGCTCCAGATGTTGGCCGAACCGGAACGCTGGCTGAGGATAGATCCTGCCAGTGCCGTACAGCCGTTGCCGATCATCAGGCCGAGGATTTTCATATTTCCCGGGTCTTTTCCGAGAGAAACGACATACTGCGGATTATCCCCCGCCGCACGGAGCAGCAACCCGGTCTTGGTCTTTAGGAAAAGGTCAACCAGAATCTTCACAGCCACACAGCAAAGCAGTGCAAGGCCGGCATACGCCCAGTTCTGCGCGGACTTCGGAACTTTTGCCATAAGCCCTGTTTTGAAAATTGTTCCCATGTTGTAATACGCGAGCATGGATTTTCCGCCCGTGACGATCAGGTTCACGCTTCCGAGCGCCGTCATGACTAAGATTCCGGAAAGGAGGTCCGTAATGTGCAGGCGAACATGGAGCAAGCCCGTGATTCCGCCCGCGACGGCACCGCACAAGAACGCAATCACACACGCGACCCACGGATTTACACCTGCAAGAATCAGCGCACCCGTGACACAGGCGCCGAGCGGAAACGTACCGTCCACCGAAAGGTCTGGAAAATTCAATACCGAATAGGTGACATAAACGCCGATGGCCATGATGGCGTAGATAAAGCCCTCCATCAGGACGTCGTTTGCTAAACCGAGGAAAATATCCATGTGGCAGTATCACAGCTTTCCTAATAGAATTAAGAGGGTATGAAGTGCAGCATGGCCGGAGCAGGAATCCCCTACCCCGGCTATTGCTGAGAATAAATGTCTATCAGTCTACGGCTTCGGCTCCGGAATATTCGGAGGGAAGCGTAATGCCGAACTTTTCCAATGCAGATTTATTATAAACCGGTTTTCCTTCCGTAACAACATAAACCGGTGTTTCGGACGCTGTGGCTTCTCCTTTGAGAATCTTGGCAGCGATTTTTCCGGTTTCCTTGCCGAGAGCAACATAGTCAATGCTTTCGGCCGCAAGGCATCCGTTTTTCACCTGCTGTACTTCGGAACCGAACACGGGGATATTGGCCGCGTCGGTCGCCTGCAGCAGCGTGGAAAGGTTGTTGACGACATTATTGTCAGTAAAGTTGTTGACACAATCGACTTTCTTCGCAACAAGCGAAGCAGCACCGGAAGCCACCTGAGAAGAATTTGTGATTCCGATGTCTACAACTTCAAAATTATATTTTGGAGCAATCTCTTTGAGTTTCGCAAGCTGAGAAACGGAGTTCGGCTCACTCGTTGTATAAAGAACGCCGATTTTCTTTGCATTCGGCAGGAACGCGCGGATCATTTTGACCTGAGCTTCCAGCGGAAGGACATCGCAAGAACCGGTGCAGTTGCTTTCCGGTTTCTCTAGGGAACTGACCAGCTGCGCACTTACGGGGTCAGAAACAGCAGTAAACACCACCGGAATGTTGGAATTCTGCGCCGCACTGTAGGCAGACATGGCAGCCGGCGTCGCTACTGCCGCAATCATGTCATATTTTTTGGACACCATGGTCTGTGCCATTAAGTCGGATTTTGAATTATCTCCCTGTGCATTTTGAAAGTCGATTGTAAGGTTCTTTCCTTCTTCATATCCGCCTTCTTTGAGGCCTTCCAGAAAACCCTTGTAGCAGTCGTCGAGCGACGGATGCGTTGCGTACTGAATCACACCGATTGCCGCTTGATTCCCGTCACCCGATTTTGCAGATGCGTTCTCTCCCGAAGAAGAGCAAGCGGTGAATGATGTTATGAGTGTGAGTGCCATGCCTGCGGCAAGCGCTTTCTTTATAAACTGATTCATACGTGAATTCCTCCTGAAATTCTCAAAGAATAGGGTCGTGGTAGATTGATTCTTACGATTTTGCCAGTGCCAGCCATCTTTCATTGGCACCACCCCCTCTTGCTAGTAAAACAAAAACTCCTGTCCCTGTAATTTTTACAGGGACAGGAGTGAATCCTGCGGTACCACCCTATTTGGCCGAAGCCCTCTCGTTCCGTACACAAACATGTACGCTTCCTTGGTAACGGGTGAAGTTCCCGTCACGGATTACTTGGTTTTGCCGTTCTTCCGTGCCCTCGTAAGCCCATTCGCCCGAAATGTTCCGCCGCAATCCCACCGCCTGCGGCTCTCTTTGTGCACATTTTCCTCGGGTTACTACTCTTACTCAACGGTTTTCCTATTTGTCGTTATTATATGCTCGGTGCGGCGTTTTGTCAAGAATTTAATTGCAGATTTTCAACCGATTACCAGATTTCCGCATAGAAAATGATTTCACTTTTCACCTTGTCGATCGCCGCGAGGCTTATCTTCCTGTGGTTCCAGTCGCTATCCTTAAAGCAAATGCACCTAGGTTGAATTCCTTGGTGCTGTATGTTATGCTTATTTTATGCTGTTTTGGGAGTTGAAAAGAAATGAAAAGCCGCCTCGTTTTTTTGACGAAGACATTCCCGTTTGCATCGGGCGAAGAATTCATTGAAAATGAGCTCCCCGCCTTAGCGCAACGATTTGATAAAGTGATTTTGATTGCAACCTCCGTACCAGACGCCGCAAAACAAACACGCAGCGTTCCCGAAAACGTTGAGATACACAAAATTTACGCTTCCGACGTCAACAAAGCCCTGCTTCGTTCTGCCGCGGGCTATTTCTTTCACATACCGAAGGAATATGAAAGCGACGCGGATAAGCTGGCGATTGGACACTCGCCGGAAAAGCGCCTGTTTCGTGCATACTTTCTCGCAAAAGGCCTTACAGTTGCGAAAAAGGCCTCAGCGATTCTTGAAAAGACAGACATTTCGCAGGCTGACGGCATAACATTTTACAGCTACTGGTTTTACGATACTGCACTCGCGGCAATTAAGCTGAAGCAAAACTGCAAAGCACGCAAATGCCATGCTTACAGCCGAGCGCACCGCTACGATTTATATCCTGAGTTCAGCCCTGTAAAATACTTGCCGCTTCGTCCTTATCTTCTGGATAACCTTAACGGTGTGTTCCCATGTTCTGAGGACGGAACTTGCTATTTGAAGCGCTCCTTCCCTGAGCTAGCGGCTAAAATTTCAACCCGTTACCTCGGAACAGCAGACCACGGTATGGGACCAGATGAAGAAGACGGCGTTTTCCGTATTGCAAGCTGCTGTCACATCTCACCAGTTAAACGCGTGGAACTTCTGGCACAGGCACTTGCGGAACTAAATCACAGCGAACTCCATCTGGAATGGATTCACTTTGGAGGCGGCAGTGAATTGGAATCTCTGAAACAATATGCCGCTGAAAACCTCAGTTTCATGAAAGTAACTTTTGCCGGAGAAACCGCTAACTCGGATTTAATGAAATTTTACCAGCAAAACCGGGTGGACTTATTTGTCAACACGAGCACCTCAGAAGGTTTGCCGGTTAGCATTATGGAAGCCTGTTCGTTTGGAATTCCTATCGCCGCAACCGACGTAGGCGGCACACGGGAGATTGTACACGACGGTGAAAATGGCTATCTGCTTGACAGCAACCTAAGCCCGAAGATTTTGGCGGAAACGATAGCTTCCTTCTGCCGCAAGACGAAGGAAGAGCGAGCTGCCATGCGCAGAGCTTCCCGGGAAATCTGGGAAAAGAACTTCAACGCTTCCGAAAACTATGAAAACTTTGCACGGAATATTTATCCGAAATAAAGAAATGCTGCCCGAAAAAGGGCAGCATTTCTTTTTTAGAACACATTCTCAAGACTAGGTGCCACAGATTCCTCCAAGCTGGAGATGAGCGTCAGGCCGCGGTCACATTCCGAAAGGAAGGTATCCTTTGCGCCGTTGAGACAAAGCTCCGGCAAAAGGGCTAAGGTTTGGTCAATTTCTTCCAGGTCACTGTGTATCATATAGACGCAAAGCACGCTGTGTGCCTTTTTCCAATTGTTTTTTGCGGTGATGCTGAGCTGATACGCCGCATTTACGTCACCGCGTTTCTCCGCAGCCTTTGCTTCTTCAACCGTCTGTGTCATTTGCGTTGTAATCTGCCTTGTATAAGAAATCCCCATGACGCAGGTTGCTATGACAAGTGTAAGGAGTGCCAGAGCAATCCACAGTCGTTTCATTTCGTTTGGTCTCTCCTCACAATCAAGTAATCGCCTTTCGCATTTGCTGTCATCAGAAACACATCGGAAAGTATAATTCCCTCATTCTCCAAAATGTTTTCCACCCAATTTCGGGTCTGTCGGCACAAAGCCAAAGAGTAATCGGAAATCACGCCGTCGCTTATCACGACGGTTTCCAGCCCCTTATCCGGCTCTACGACGTTCAGAGCGCCTGCTGTTGGCTGTTCCTTTTCCGGCGTCTTGATGACGCTCATTTTTCCGTTTGTCTCCACAATGGCATAGGCGACGTCTTTGATGCTGAAAACGTCCTTCTCGCGCAGCTGCTCAAAAAGATCCTCCGTCGTCATGCGCAGCCGGCGCATCTCATCCTGCTGGATCTTCCCGTCGTATATCACAATAATCGGACGTCCACAAATCAATTTGCGAAACATCGGGAGCTTGACCATGAGGGCTGACACAACAATTTCGCTTATCACGAGAGCAACAATCGGAATCAGGCCGTTGATCAACGGCTGGCCCGTCTCCTGCATCGGAACGGACGCCAGGTTTGAAATGAGCAGCGTGACAACAAGTTCACTCGTCTGCATTTCACTGATCTGCCTTTTCCCCATCAACCGTACGGCCGCCATGACAATCGCATAAAGGATAACCGTACGAATCAATGATATCGTCATTTGCATCACCTGCCCTTTAGTATGGGAGAAAAAGGCAGGATTATGCCGCCGGCAGATTTTTGCAACAAGACACAAAAATGCGTTCCGTGCAGATCGCACGGAACGCATTCAAATTATAGTATGAATTTGTTACACGCTTGCAACAACGAAGCCCGCAACGTTTCCGCCGGCTTCTGTTGTTCTGCGCAGCGCATCCCGAAGCGCCACATAGGAGGTAGAACCGAATTTTACGTTCAGAATGACCGCTTCGGAAGCGGCAGCCAGATTTTCCGCATCCGGGTACCTCGTGGACGACGGAGCATAGACAATAAGATAATCACAGAGTTTCTTCGCCTCGGCGGTAAAGTTCGCGAATCCCTTTGCAAAAAGGTCTGCCGGACTTTCTTCCGCTTTTGCACCGCACACGACGGAAAGGCCCGGAACCCCTTTTACCTCTGCAACAGCATCCGTTAGCCCGCAGGTTCCGGACAGCACATCGTTGAAAGTCTTTTTCGGCTGGAGTTGGAACATACCTGCCAACTTCGGTTCACGCAGGTCTCCGTCAGCAAGAAGCACCCGCTTTCCGGTGCGTGCCAGCGAAACAGCGAGGCCGGCGGCTGTTTCTGCGCCCTCGTCGCCGTCTGAAACACTTTCCACAACGATGCACGCTGCGTTATCCAGTTTATGAAGCGCTGCGGCACGAATTCTACGGAATGCATCTTCTTTCGCTTCTCGACCGCCGCTGTGCGGAATTTCCCCAAGAAGGTCAATCTTCAAAGCTTCCTCCGCAAAGCGGGTGTTTCGCACCGAGCGGTCGCCTAGGATACAAATTAGCCCATAAATTACGTAAATCAAGAAGCCGAGGATTGCGCCTAGAATTCCGGCTTTTAGCACAGCGGACTTAGAGGAGCTTGCTTTTGCCGGCTGTGCTTTATCGGTCAAAGTCGCCGTCAGCTTTGGAGAAGGGAACTGCTGAGCAATACCGTCCGCCAAAATCTGAGCGGCTGTGTCGGAAATCTCTGCTGCACGGCCTGCGCTTTGTGTTTGAACCGTAATCTTGACCACGGGCGCTGAAAGGACTTGTTCCCCGGCAATGCTAATGATTTCCGAAGAATCAATGCCTAACTTCTCAGCGGTTTTTTCGATAAGAGAATGAGTATTTGCTTGGGCAACTGCCGTTTGGACCCTAGAAGCTAAAATGTTCGTATACTGGAGGCGGTAATCCGTTCCGGCATCCTCCGGAATATCACAGCTCAGCGTAATGGTGGAATTGGCAGAATAAGTACGATGGAACAGTTTCAACGACAGTAAAGAACAGGCAACGCCAAAAACGATGACTACAACAAGGAATCGAATCCAAGTTCTTTTGAAAAAGTGCATGATTTCCGAAAAGCTGACAAAGAGTTCCATTGGTGGTACCTCCTAATTCTTTTCTTCCGTATGAGCGCCCGCAAATTCAAGCACACGCTTCATGATGGACTTCCAGTCATAATGATCCTTCGCAAACTGATGTTCTGCGAACGGAAGGTTGGGGTCAGAACGGCATTCCTGTACGAAGCGAACTACGGCTTCCATATCCACCGGTGTGCTGTCGTTTGGGACTTGAAGTGCAAATTTAACCTTTTGGTCTTCCAGCGAATCTTCGCAGGTATAGATATACGGCAAACCTTTTGCGCAGTATTCTCTGGCTTTCAGGGAAGAACAAGATTGCAGCCCGCGGCGGTAACAGCCAAGTTTTGAAACGCCGACATCGGCGCGGGCATATATCTCATCGAGTTCTTTGCCTGTCTTAAAGCCGGGACATTCCACATCGTCCTCAAGGCCGTATTTCTGAATCAAAGCACGGAAATCCGGCATTTCTTTCGCATCGCCGCCGACTAAGATGAAACGAATCCGCGGCAGGCGATTGGGGTTTGCCTTCTTGTAAAGGTACATTCCCTCAAGGATGCGGTCATACGCCTGCCACCACAGAGTTCCCGCGACACCAACCAGGACGATTTCATTGGGGTTCGTCTTCTGCGGAACCGGCTGCATTGCATCTACGTCGATGCCGTTGCTGATGTTCATGGCTTTCACGCCGAAAAAGCTGTCTGCGTGGTTCCCGATAAGTATCACAGCGTCCACCAACCCACGGAGGAAAAGGCCGGAAAGCCTATCCTCCGCCGCGAAGCCGAGCACACGGCACCGCTGCAACGCACGTTTCGTGAATTGAGGGACGTCGTTGACGCTATTGATGTAATCGGCAAGATACGGGTAATTCGGCAATTCAAGAATCACACGCTGCGCGCCATTCTTTCGGGCTATGCGGCAGATACGTATGATGTCAAAGCTGATGCGGTCAAGCCGGATATAAAGGACATCAAACCGATGAGAGGAAAGGTACTCCTCCGCCACCTTCGCAAATTGTTTCATCAATCCTCTTCCGCCGGCAATTGTCTTGATTTCCGTCTGATCTCCCGTAGTAAAACGGTACTCATTTCCGCGAAACAGCGAGTAGGTCACATCATAGCCAAGCTGTTCAAACGCGTGGACCTGCCACCGTATTTTGCGGACTACGCCGACATATAGCAGTGCATCTTCTTGAAAAGTCAAATACATAAGTTTCATTTGCTAATCTCTCCGTAAAATCTATGAAAATTATCGGCAGCATTGAATTTTTCCTTCCAGACACGTCGGGCATTCCGGCAAAGCGTGTGATACTCGTCATCGTTCATGGTGCGAATCTTGCCGATGGCATTGAGAAATTCCTGCGATGTAAAATTCTTCGGAATCAGGAAGCCGTTTGTACCATTCTCAATAATTTCGTGTGTTCCCCCCACGTCGGTCGCAACTACTGGAATTCCGAACGAAGCGGCCTCCATAATCGAAACCGGAATTCCTTCACTTGAGCTTACATTGACAAATGCAGAAATATCATTGCTGTGGTAATAGGCTAAAATTTCTTCGTTGCCGCGTGTGCCTAAAAACTCTGCTTTCACATTCTTGGGAAGCTGCGACGCAGCTTGGCGGATTTCTTTCTCAAGCGGTCCGGAACCGATATGCGTCCAGATGATGGGGTAATCTACCTGCTTTAGTGCTTCGATAATCCGGTGTACCCGTTTGACGGGCACGAGGTAAGAGCAGGAAACAATGTGAAACGATTCCCGTTTCTGCGGCCCTTCCCCATAGTCTTCCGTGCCGAGATAGGCACAAGTGATTTTCGCCGCATCCTTTCCAGCTTCTTTTTTCAGCACCGATTCCCCGTCCACGGAACATGGATAAATGTGGTCTAGGTTTTTGAACAGATACTTTCGCATGGGAAGATAGGAGTCCTTTGCTCGCTCCTTGTAGATATCAAACCCATGTGCTCGTGAAATAACGCGGACAGATACTCCATTTTTGCGAAGAATGGAAGCAAAGAGTACTCCTGCCGCAGCCGCATCGTACAACCAATAGCTGTAAATGACTACGCTGTCACCTGGATGAAAGGATACAGCCTGTTTCAACGCATTGGAAATCTCCTGCGCATTCTTCATAAAAAACAGGAGTTCGTGCACGCGATCCAGTGTCAGCTTTTTTTCACGAAGAAGTCGGAAGCACTCTGCCAGAATACATGGGCGAAACACAAGGCGCAGATACTGTTTTTTCCCTAATGTAACCCGATGAAGCGGAATACATTCGATTCCTTCTGGCAGCTTTCTTGTCTTTTCGGATGACTCGCTGAGGCTGCACGGGCAGACATAAATCTTATCGAATCCATCTGCATAATTTAGTTCGGGAGAAAGGAAACTCTCCCCGGTTCCGTAGGGAAACGAATTCGTTAAGAGCAGCAATACTTTCATGTCAGTTCCTCCGAGGAAGGTGACGAAGCAGCACGGACTTTCCGCAGATGCGGCGCCAAGCCAGCAAGAAACAGAGCCGCAAAATAGACCGCAATGTAATACGCGAGATAAGTAATGCTGAAAACATCGATGACCCAAGAGAATGTGAGATTGCGCGGAATGTAAACAAAATCCTTGAGCGCAATCAGCCCCATCGCAATGACGACCCAGTTGCGGGTGAGCAAGGAAGAAAAGAAACGGAAAATGACGCCAACCATCGCGCTCACAATCACAACGCCTGCCATGCCGTAAGCGACATAGGCTTCCGCAACAAACGATGTACCGAAACCACCGCCGGAAAGATAATAAGCCGGATTGACCATGAACGTAATGACATGTGCAAAATTGTGGGTAGAAGAAACAAAACGGATATTCTGCCCTTCCGTAATGGGAGCAAACCCAAAGATAGAACTGAGCAGGACATTGTTATGAACATATTTTTCAAACGGATAGAACAGATACTGGTAAGCTGTCTGATGGTCAAAACGGTTCCAACAGTTGACCGTTTGAATCACAACGCGGAAACTGGCTCCCTGCGAATAAATGAAATCTCCAATCGTAGCGAAGAAGCCCTTCGCCGTAAACGAGGAACCGTTTCTTATCAAGGCAACCAGTTGCATCATATAGGCGCTGACTGCACAGAACAGCACCACAAGCAAAATCTTTTTCTTTGATAATGCAAGCTTGCCTTTTCTGCTCAATACGACCCGAAGAAACGCATATATGAGCAGCATAAGCAATTCGCAGACAAAAATGTTTCGCCGTCCCGTAAACAGAGAAGTAAGCATATAGGCGCTATAAATGACCAACGGGAACCACATCTGCTTCCGATTTGGGAGTGTTGCAAGAAACACGGCAAACGACGGAGCAAAAAAGGCAGACATTCGGCTGATAACGGAAGGAACCGAAGAGTTATTCATGACGTAAGAACCGCGGTAACCGTGCTGAAAGACAAGGAGTATTATCTGAAACAGCATGTAGAACGATGCTACCGAACTGAACAGCAACACGACGACGCTGATTTGCCGAATGATTGGTATAATGGGGCTTTGGGTGACTGCTTGTACACCTTTTTCACAGATAGCCCTTTCCCGTTTCCAGAAAAGCGGCGCTGCAAGTTTGTAGGCAGCATAAACCGTGAGCTGTGCGACGGTAACAATCATCAGCGCAAGAAAAAGATTATAGAAATTTTCCGCTTCGAGGTATGAGAGAATCATGGAGTAGCACCTTAAAAAAACGCTGTACACGCGTCCGAGGAGCAGCAGATCATAAGAGAACATAAACAAAATTAGCGGAAAATCGCGCCTGGCATTTCGGAATAAATTCTGAAAAATTGCAATATTCAAAACCGCATTGGCAACAAACACCGTGCAGGCCGCTGTTTCCTCACTGCCGACAACCGCCATCAGGCAGGCTGTAAGCATCAGGCACAGAGCAGTGCCGAAAAAAATCGTATCCCAAATTAAATGTTTCGCGTTTAGCCGATCTGCTGACATGAATTCACCCTCCGGACTTTTCGTGAAAAAATTATTACTAGCAATTATATCACGATTGTCACCGACTGCCAAATCATCTTGTCACACGGAGTTTTTCCGCCGCTTCGCGGTCGGGAACCGCAAAAATCGTTTTGTTCGCAACATAGATAACCATTCCGGGCTTGGAACCCTGTGGTTTGCTGACATGGCGAACTTCCGTGTAATCCACCGCAACATTGGAAGAATCTCTGCCGCGGCTGAAGCAGGCCGCAAGCATCGCGGCTTCTTCTATGGCCCGCTGCGTGGGCTTTTTCCCTTCTAAGAAGAGCACAACGTGGGAACCCGGGATGTTCTTCGTGTGGAACCAAAGGTCGTTCTTCTTGGCCATTTTCAGCGTCAGGACATCGTTTTCACGATTGTTTCTGCCAACAAGAATCCGGAATCCGTCCGTTGAGCGGAATTCCATGGCGCCGCGCGTCTGGCTCTGCTTCTTTGCCCCTCTCTGAACCCGGATGTATCCCTGCTCTTCAAGCTCCGCACGTATTTCGGCAAGGTCTCGCTCGCCGGTCGCACGGCTGAGTTCCTCAAAAACCGTGTCAAGATACGCAAGTTCCTGCTTTGCTTCGCGGATTTGTACCGCCAGCACCTCTTCTGCAGTTTTTGCTTTGCGGTATTCCTTATAATACCGCTGCGCATTCTGGGAAGGTGTCAGGGCGGGATTCAGTTTAATTCTTACAGTAGGCTGTCCTTCCTCATAAAAATTAGGCAGGTCAACATACGGAACATTCTCTTTGAGCCGATACAGGTTCGCGTTCAGAAGGTCGCCGCACATGCGGAGTTCTTCTTTTTTCGCACAGCGTTCTAGGTCTGCCTGCTGTGCATTGATTTTCCGGCTCAGGCGCTCCGACGCGGTAGTCAGGACCTTTAAAATTCCCTGGGAGCGTACATGCATCCGCTCGATGCGGTCGCGTTCCCCGTAGAAATCATCCAGCAGTTCCGAAAAGCTGCCTTTCTGGCTCACAATTGCCGCTGTGCCATACTGCTGCGGTGCAAAGAACGTGAAATCGACCGGCTTCTTTTGCGGGTTCACTGCCATAAACGGAGTTCCGTCCGCGTTTTTTACGATTTCTGCCAATCTGCCGAGGAAAAAGACAAGCCGCTCT
This genomic interval carries:
- a CDS encoding Rqc2 family fibronectin-binding protein, encoding MALDGAFLRHIKCELEDNALGSKVDKIYQPNRDELVFFLRSRSGIRKLLLSVRANSARINFTEQIPENPKEPPMLCMLLRKRLVGARLAGIRQPQLERLLCFDFETINELGDEITLTLVAEIMGRYSNVILVDEKGKIVDALKRVDASMSSERLVLPGIPYQLPPPQDKLCLLTTDVREIADRVCAQQAGVSLSKALLSVLQGVSPIVCREVQHRTARGADVRVGEMTPELKERLVFFLGRLAEIVKNADGTPFMAVNPQKKPVDFTFFAPQQYGTAAIVSQKGSFSELLDDFYGERDRIERMHVRSQGILKVLTTASERLSRKINAQQADLERCAKKEELRMCGDLLNANLYRLKENVPYVDLPNFYEEGQPTVRIKLNPALTPSQNAQRYYKEYRKAKTAEEVLAVQIREAKQELAYLDTVFEELSRATGERDLAEIRAELEEQGYIRVQRGAKKQSQTRGAMEFRSTDGFRILVGRNNRENDVLTLKMAKKNDLWFHTKNIPGSHVVLFLEGKKPTQRAIEEAAMLAACFSRGRDSSNVAVDYTEVRHVSKPQGSKPGMVIYVANKTIFAVPDREAAEKLRVTR